The sequence below is a genomic window from Mugil cephalus isolate CIBA_MC_2020 chromosome 14, CIBA_Mcephalus_1.1, whole genome shotgun sequence.
caataaaaataaatctgtatgtAGATCTATGGTCTTATTTTCAGCGTTCGTCATCTTTCAAAAATCTAAAAGTGTTTAACCGAGAGTAAGAGCTctgcagtcatttttatttttttttacttttattctcCAGATATTTAAACTGTGTCGATAGAGCTCTCTGGTACACACAGCGAGATGCATCGTGCATTGTGTTGATGCCATTTACACAACAAGCCTCACTCGCAACCTCTCGTATATTTTGCATACATGAATGAGGAAGAGGtagaaagaggaaataaaaaaagagaagagggggCAAACATCTGcaccggctcctcctcctcctcctcctcctccctatcttcaccctttcctcctcttcctctcttctacctcctcctcctactcttcttcttcttcttcttcttcttcttcttcgtgttcATCCGGTTCCTCAGTTCCACAGTTTGAGGAAACTGTCCCAGGATCCCGTGCAGACGCCCATCCCGTCCTCGGGGACGCCGGTGCAGCTCACACGGTTGTCGTGGCCGGACAGGACGCCTGGGGggaaaagatggagggaggaggggaggaggaatgAAAGGGATGAAAATGCACAgatagaaagaagagaaaaggagcagaaatGACATGGAAGTAGAGGGTGTGGAAGGAGAAGACAGAAGGGCAGaatgaggaaacaaaaaatTGGAAAGTCATgagtaaaaggaaaaagaagaggaagatgcaGCATTGAACAGGCGGATGgtgaagagaggaaagaaggcaaaaagaaaagacagggaAAGAACGTTTATTTCCTTTATAGAAGATACAGCAGCTGCTAAAATATCTATGCACCTGAatatgtgcgtgtttgtttttattttcatttcatttacatatttatttatttttttacatatttaacagGAACTAGACACATGTCTCATATGTGGATTGTgtatcaggaaaaaaaaaatgtagtgtggaaagaaaggagagaataaaagatgcaaaaatgAAAGATTGTGATCTCGGGGATATTTGTGCTTATTTGCATGAGAGTCAATGACAGTTTGcatgaattttgtttttgtgggaaacgataaaatacattaaatcagaaatgtaaaaacagagGATGCACAAATGTCAAATGACCAAGTTTATGCAGCTGATgctcgttttgtttttgtcatttctagaatagaatagaatgtcATTTGTTGTCATTATATACATTATACACTGAATGCTTCTCATttcttgtgcaaaaaaaatattatttatgaagatttacaagctaaaattaaaatactaaagttaaaatattgaGAATatagaaaaaattaaataatttgttgGATTTTAGTAGCAGAAGTGGTAAAAGTTTGCATCAGTATTGTTATTGAGAGTCCAGGGTGGTGATGTCTCTCCGTGCTCTGACACATAACTTCTAACTGGGAGGAAACTTTAAATGACGCCAAACATTCAGTTTCCCTCCCACTCACCGACTTTCTCCCCCTTCAGCGAGTCCCAGATGTGGCAGTTGAAGTCGTCGTAGCCGGCGAAGATGAGTCGTCCCGAGTTGGACAGAGCCAGGGACGTGACGCCGGCGTTCAGGCTGGTGTCCTGGTAGTTGAGCACCTCCTGGTCGGAGCGCAGGTCGTACATCTTGCAGGCGCAGTCGTCGGAGCCCGTGATGACGGCGTTTCCGCTGGGGAAGAACTGAAGCGGGAAGAGAGGAAATGCACTGTGAAGCTGGATCCTGATCTGTGTCGTGGAGTGTGTGGACTGTGTGTCGTATCCTCACGGAGATGGCGTTGATGTCGCTGGTGTGTCCGCTGAAGGTCTGCTTGCAGGTGCCTTCCCTCAGGTCCCACAGCTTGGCCAGGGAGTCGCAGGCTCCGGAGATGAAGGTGTTGGTGTCCGGGGACAGAGCCAGCGACATGCAGTCTCCGATGTGGTTGGTGAAGATGATCTTCTGCTTGCCAGTCTCCAGGTCCCACAGGCagctggaggggaggaggagggagggcgtTACTATCACTTTGCACTTTCTCTTGTATTTGCATCGTGTCGTATCGTCTGCATCAGCCTGAACGTGTGCACTTCATGCTCAGCCCCTGGTTCATGCAGCTTCATGCTCCTGGAGGAACGTCCTCTCACCTCTACACGTTCTGCACCTGCTACATACGACTGAACCTTTCTGACCTTTGAGAACATAATAATGAATCTTTCGGAAAAGTTTAATCagaaattaaatgattattcAATGTGTAGGatgtaattattatatatatttgtatttgtaataaGGTTGCACCAAACAGGTTCTGATGCCCGAATCCTCAACTTCCAGAATGACCCTTAAAGAGTTTAAaaagtccaaagacatgcttgttagggcTAACTCATGACTCTAAACCCTGGCTGCCCGATTAGAGACTAATTATATTTGGCCTTTGTCCACTGTTTAATTTTTTCCCCATCGTCATCCCTCAGAATCTGCTTTTACTCtctttgaatattatttattggtgcagttccactcctgaccagagaaaaccattgtgatacattgacggtagggtggcgctgttgagctcctgagAGGATGCAGGTAGAGgacgtttaaaataaattttttacTTTAGGTTCATTCCACCGAAGTGTGTGTTGTATGGTTGAAGTGTGTGTGATTTATGggggcatgttttgtcccatgtAGATGTAGGTCCAAGGCCTagtaatgatccatgtctgtctgCAAATATTTCAGTGCTGCAAAtacttttcttatttaaagaagccagatagatgttcagtcattaaaaaaaaaactataaatatgaAGTACAGtaaccagtgtcattcatttttcaaattatGTTGTGATTGGTGATTGGTTGAAAATGTTTACAGATTACAGATTACAGATTACAGATCACCAGGTACATACCAGGTAAACcaagttcattttcttttgcaacatgcaatgaaaatgcagcaaaaGAAGCTACATAAAGCAACAAATCCTCACTAAACATCTTTTCGTTTGCTCTTCTTTTGCTCCTGCAACATTTTCCAAACACAAAACTCTCACCAGGTGGTGTCACCGGAGGCCGTCAGGATCTCGGTGTCGCTAAGGAAACGGCAGCAGGACAGGTAGCCTGGGTGGGAGAGAGTCTCGTCAGCACCTCAGcctgtttatttatgaatttTTGCTGAGCTCGtcgcctccccctccctccccctccctccccctccctccccctcctgaCCTGTGTGGGCGTCCAGCTCCCTCAGGGTCTTGGGGCTGGCGGCCTTGATGTTGTAGACCGTGCACATGTTGTCCAGACCGCCGCTGGCCACCAGGTTACCAGAGGGGGCGAAGGCCACGCTCATCACCCAGGCAGACTTTAGTGGGACGGCGACCAgctgggaggagggaggaggagcttGAGTTGACTCCTTAACTCACCACAGGAACTAAACAAACCGCAGCTAAAGCTCCTCAACTAATAAAACCTGCAACACGTTTCTTCTCATGGTTACAGAGCCGGATGCACTGTGAAATATTATATCTAGTTTAATATTCACAGTAACATGAAACTTCATGGAGCTCTGACACCTCAGTCATCAGCCCAGTGCTCTGGAGTCACTATCAGGCTtctggcagccatttccaaaatggatGGTCTCAGtgactttcttttatttatgtatttggcAGCAAATATTTgctgattttaaaaatgttacagtGTGAATATCCTTCATGTCGTTACTGATATTTTAATATGAGTGTTTACTATTATACTATTACTTCatacttcattattattattattaaattattattataaataggTTCTACAATAAACACGATTCAGCAGGTATTTACAGCAATGCATTCAGGATATAatgttgtggtttttatttatttattaaataaaaatgattaattattcaACATGACTCGACTTTTTAGATAATGAGTCaatattttttagatatttatttgcaatttttCTGTGTAACCTAATATTAGGTAAATCCCACTAATTTTGCAATTAAATGACTATAATAACctacaatatatatttatcgGTTCAGAGAAGAAATTTagagacacatttgtttttatgtccaTTTTTTGCCTGAACAAGGACTGAAacttgttttaattatttaattattttaaaaaagttaaatagaTTTTATGAGTACTATTTCATGTGTCAGACTTAGTAGTGTTTTATGTGGTTATTGTCTTGCACATTGAATCGTGTGCCTGTGATCCTACCTTGTTTCCTGTGAAGGTGTCCCAGATGAGGAGCTTTCCATCCTGTGATGCACTCACCATTTGCCTGTGAGAGGAATCAGAGTCAGGTTTAGATTTTATCTAAATAATCTGCAGCTACAGTTTATTTGCATGTGAAACAAACTCCTCACGAACCTAAACTGAGGTCTGGATCAAACACACGATGGACTCAAAATCTTTAACGATGTCAAATTAGAGTTGAACACgtgtttgtttcattctgtcacgtttttcttttacacattGACcagatttagtgttttatttattatgatgtAGCCGTTTATATTTCATAGCGTGTTTAACTCAGCTGGACAGTCACACAACCCATCAGTTATTTCTTTAAggtgtttctctgtcttttacAACAGATGCATCCTGCTTTATTTGATGCAGCTCTTCACTGGGGAGGGGGAACTTCCTGCTGGATTCCAGGCTGGTAATTAATTCTTTATAGAATTTAAAGTTGTCTCCTTCAATTTAAGACGTCATTCGTGCTTTTGTGACGTTCACATGTCCAGTTACTACTAAGCATTAAAACTCCTTAAATCTAAAGTAAATCAACCAAACTGTCTTAAAGGGCCAGCAACAAATGTTCAGGTGTCTCTTTAAGTGAGAAATGAagtccttcctccctcctcctcctccctcccctttcctccctcttcctcccttctcaCCTGGAGTCAGCCGCCCAGTGCATGGCATAGATTTTGGCCAGGTGACCCTTCAGTGTCTTCCTGAGCTTCAGCTGGACCCGGCCCACCGAGCCCACGCCGCCTGACGCCTTCACCATGTCGGAGTCATTCACGGCCTTGCGGGCCGCCTGGTGGCCGCGCAGGGAATTGCATGTGAGAAAGAAACCGGAAAGAGTTTATTAACGGCAGTAAAATCATCATTTTACTTGATAATTTTATAGTATCACTAGCAGCAGTGATAACAGAACTGCTTTAGTTCATGTTACAGTTTAGTTTTACTCCAAATTCTTCATAACgaattaaaacattcaaacgTTTAACACCAACAACGACCCAGGAGCAGGAAGCGCTCACCTCAATCTGTGCACGGAGGCCATCGCACTCCTTTTTCAGGGCATCCATTTCAGCTTTCTCAGCTGCCATGGCGACGGTTGCTAGGGGATGTTACCGAAGGGAAACTGACGAAACTGTCgctctgcaataaaaaaaaaacaaaaaacacacacacacacgtttaatTGGACAGTTGAAACCACAGCTCCATCTCGGGGTCGGACCCTGAGAGTCTGAGCCTGCAGCAGCGTCACAAAGATCCACTGACCCGTCTGATCGACCCGATACCTGAACTGGGACACTTGGATTGCAGTCAAGAGCAAAAAGATTAGACGTGTAATCCCTCCCTGAACTGGCATTGTAACACTCTTGTGGGGGACAGGGGTGAGAaggaaattatttaaaagtagagaggaagtggaggcaAAGCAAAGAAGCAAAGAAACTCCACTCAGTATAAACATTAGGTCACAACCTGTGGTCTCTTATCTCAAGTGTCGGCCATCTTGAAGTTAGCTGCAACAGAAACAGTAAATCTCTTTAACTCTGTTAGACGGGGTTTAAAGTAAACTTTTAGGATTGGAAGACGAAGGCTCAGATGTTCTTGCTCGTCCTCTTTGGCATTTCCCAAAACACTGTGCGTGCAGCCAGTGATGCAGGAGCCTAATACTCTGTAACAAGATGCTGACGTCTGTTTAATTAAAGACCAATTAACTACATTTACAGCTTTTCCTGTGGCCAAGGAAGTTCTCTGCACGAGGCAGCACAGTCTTCACACACTGATAGATGGAGCATTTAGACAAAGGACCTGTTTaaaccagaacaaacacaaacatcaattGTCATGCAAAAATGTTAAATAGCCGCTGGTTTGGCTTCGGAAACGTAACAATTTTCCAGCTTTTTTCAGTTTCGTggtttaaactgaacatttttaagTTCTGAAATGCAAACCgagaaaaagacaaagtctCCGCCTCACGTAGGCTTCAAACGTCTAAAGATCCGTTCATGAGCAGAGGTGGAGGTTGAGGTGGGAGCAGCTTGACCCGGTGACAGGACGCTGGGCGGAGGAGGCGGTGAGGGGTCGTCTTTGGGGTGGGACGCTGCAGGGCTTTAAATCCCGGCAGGAGATCTTAAAGGAAGCTTTACCGGTCAAATCTCCTGTCATCCGATTACTGACTGCTCTTTACCTCGGGATCAGcggcagagggagggagggagacgtgGAGCGGGAGGAGGCCCGGTTAAAGTCAAAAACCAGACCCGCGGCTCCTCCTCGACTCCGCTCACGTTCACAGGAGGCACAGTTACACTTTTAAGTGTTTCCTTCAAGGATTAATAAAGTGCTCTGGTCCCGGTGGTTTGCATGAAATCGTTTTTCGTTGAttaaaactggtgaaacagtGAAAAACTGTGAACTCAGAGACACAGAATCAGCTGGATGAGGTTTGGTTTTGTGCGACGAGATCAGGCTGCAGCTTACCGCCCGCCACACCTGAGGCACCAATCCTCTTTGGTGGCGTCCGCACAATCCAAAGATCACCTTCAGAGGGTTTAAGGACTCATTACATCGGCTGCAGTGTTACGTTGGACTCATAAATTATTCTTTCGCTCCAGGAAGTGGACGGGACGTCTCAGCTGAAACCGAAGCTCTGCAGATGCATCAATGTGCAGGAAATAAGTCCTGGAGccgcttccttccttctttcttcttctggcttttgaattaaactttaaactgtcacaaagtgacatgatgctgatgatgatgatgatgcatcCTCAGCTCCTCCAAACGTTCGGCAGAGAGAACCTGGAGGGAACTCAACTACACAAGCGTGAAAATAAGGAAACTCACATTTTCCACCGTACACCGTTgctcccttctcttcctcttctcttcctcttcctcttcctcttcctctgcctggTCCCAGACTCTGAGCTCTTCTCGATCCCTCGGTGCTCGGCGATCCAGGACGCTGCTCCCCCGGCTCCTCTCACGCTCAGACTGCCACCAGCTCCACTTGTGAAaaactctctctttctgcctccgTCTCCGTCCCCTTCCTCCACAGCGAAGGACAGATGAGGATTGGAGGGGATGAAGGAGATAAGGGATGAAGGGATAAAGCTCAAAGATGGAAATAGAGAGAGGCACGGAGagcaagggagagagagagggaaggagagggagcgTGGCGAGAGGAGGAAGGTAAACCGATTGGAAAATCGGGTAATGAGGTCAAAAGACaagaagaggaggtgaagaaatgaaagagcgtggcaggaggaggaggacgggagagGGAGGGACGTGAGAAAGAGAGTGATAAAATCTGCTGAGCACAAAGTTTAAGCTTAACTTTTAAGTCTGGGGCGTTAGTTTAGTGTCTCACTTTAGTTTATTTGCTGTCAAGTCAGCGTGAAGCGTCACCTGAGAGGTGATTTGGTTCGGTCGGAAAGATTTTCCGGCATGAGTcaggacggacggacggacggacggatggatggacggacggacggacggtgGTGAATTGGTTTCTTAGAGCTAATGAGCTGAGCCCGcttaatcagggtctaatgggATATCCGGGGACGGGCGATCTCGTTAGGGAATTAGAGCGGGTCAGGATGAACGTGCGTCACACCTGACACACactcaggaaagaaaaaggccgaagcagcagcagcagcagcagcagcagcagcggatcAGGAGTCAGACGTTTGGAAAGAAGCTGGAATAAAAAACGTCCTCCCTCCGAACGCCTTCATGAGATCATGGAGTCAGAGGtagaaacaggagcaggaggTCAGACAGAGACCAGGACGCGAGGCGGGGCAGGTACCCGTCCTCCATCACAGATGATCCcgctggccacgccccctcctcctccctccccagggaagatttctgctctttttctccttcaagGGAAGGTGACGGCGACGGGCGCCAAATGGGTCAAACTCAAAGTGACATTAATTACAgacacagttttcatttgtctttttttatttaattttatttttattatttaaggggatggaggtcagaggtcaggacagagcagagaaccatgaatgaatgaatcattttacTGCTCGTGCACATCAGTGCAAGTTTATTGAATagtttcaataataataacaacaaactaATTTACCAGAGGGACATGATACAACAAACGGACAAAAAAAGGCAGAAGAAAAGGGAACAAACACGCTACATTTTacaaatctaaaacaaatacaaagtcTTTTCAGCGTCTTATTAACAGTCAAAAGTTCAAATACAGGAAAACGAAACCGGCCAGAAACCGGCGGCTCACTGCTACTTCACACTCACAGGAAGTCGAACCCGTAATCATTTCTTCATCGCCCATAAGAACTTACACAGAGACGTGTTTTAAGcctggatttaaaaacacttggatctgatttcacttctgtttgttggtttgtttcgTGTGTTTGCAGCTAAACGCTGCTTCACCCTGTTTGGTCTGAACTCTGAGCTCCAGTGTCTGACCCGAGTCCATGGATCTCACAGCTCTGCTGGGCTCAGATTCACTTACATTCAGCCGGTGATGAATCCTGGACTTAAACCGttcagtgatgcagca
It includes:
- the gnb3b gene encoding guanine nucleotide-binding protein G(I)/G(S)/G(T) subunit beta-3b; the encoded protein is MAAEKAEMDALKKECDGLRAQIEAARKAVNDSDMVKASGGVGSVGRVQLKLRKTLKGHLAKIYAMHWAADSRQMVSASQDGKLLIWDTFTGNKLVAVPLKSAWVMSVAFAPSGNLVASGGLDNMCTVYNIKAASPKTLRELDAHTGYLSCCRFLSDTEILTASGDTTCCLWDLETGKQKIIFTNHIGDCMSLALSPDTNTFISGACDSLAKLWDLREGTCKQTFSGHTSDINAISFFPSGNAVITGSDDCACKMYDLRSDQEVLNYQDTSLNAGVTSLALSNSGRLIFAGYDDFNCHIWDSLKGEKVGVLSGHDNRVSCTGVPEDGMGVCTGSWDSFLKLWN